The proteins below are encoded in one region of Reichenbachiella sp. 5M10:
- a CDS encoding DinB family protein produces the protein MKRSELLQALTADTLQIIEEVKVFEAYEEEVLTRRSNPNKWSVVECLEHLNIADAHYLLLFDQKLPNGLVSEEVEYKSSWVGSYFVKSMKPRTDGTIPSPMRTLRKFDPEVVVHQDTLSKFLEDQHELLRYLEMCHSLDLKRIKIPSAIGRIVTFRLGDALRFLVAHNQRHVIQAKNVLRELGV, from the coding sequence ATGAAACGATCAGAACTGCTACAAGCACTTACAGCCGATACGTTGCAGATTATAGAGGAGGTCAAGGTTTTTGAAGCTTATGAGGAAGAGGTGCTGACCCGGCGGTCCAACCCCAACAAATGGAGTGTGGTCGAATGTCTCGAACACCTCAATATTGCGGATGCACATTATTTGCTGCTTTTTGATCAAAAGCTCCCAAATGGGCTGGTGAGTGAAGAAGTGGAGTACAAATCTTCGTGGGTGGGCAGCTACTTTGTGAAATCTATGAAGCCCCGAACTGATGGGACGATCCCGTCACCGATGCGTACTTTACGCAAGTTTGACCCTGAAGTGGTTGTACATCAGGATACTTTGTCCAAATTTTTGGAGGATCAGCACGAGTTGCTTCGCTACTTAGAGATGTGCCATAGTTTGGATTTGAAACGCATCAAGATTCCATCTGCGATTGGTCGTATAGTGACTTTTCGATTGGGAGATGCTCTGCGGTTTTTGGTGGCACACAATCAGCGCCACGTGATACAAGCGAAAAACGTCCTGCGTGAGCTAGGGGTCTAG